One Peterkaempfera bronchialis DNA window includes the following coding sequences:
- a CDS encoding electron transfer flavoprotein subunit beta/FixA family protein, which yields MSLRIVVCVKYVPDATGDRRFADDTTTDRESVDGLLSELDEYGVEQALRIAEASGDAEVTVVTVGPDDAKDALRKALSMGADKAVHVNDDDIHGTDVLGTSAILAKALESTGYDLVVCGMASTDGSMGVLPALLAERLGVPQLTLLSEVTVEGGTVKGRRDGDTATEQLEAALPAVVSVTDQSGEARYPSFKGIMAAKKKPVQSLDLDDLGIEADEVGLAGSWTAVDAIAARPARTAGTIVKDEGEGGRQLAEFLAAQKFV from the coding sequence GTGAGCTTGAGGATCGTTGTCTGTGTGAAGTACGTGCCCGATGCGACCGGTGACCGCCGTTTCGCGGACGACACCACGACCGACCGCGAGTCGGTCGACGGGCTGCTGTCGGAGCTGGACGAGTACGGCGTGGAGCAGGCGCTGCGCATCGCTGAGGCTTCCGGCGACGCCGAGGTGACGGTGGTCACGGTGGGTCCGGACGACGCCAAGGACGCGCTGCGCAAGGCGCTGTCGATGGGCGCGGACAAGGCCGTGCACGTCAATGACGACGACATCCACGGCACCGATGTGCTGGGCACCTCGGCGATCCTGGCCAAGGCGCTGGAGAGCACCGGCTACGACCTGGTGGTGTGCGGCATGGCCTCCACCGACGGCTCCATGGGCGTGCTGCCGGCGCTGCTGGCCGAGCGGCTGGGCGTGCCGCAGCTGACCCTGCTCTCCGAGGTCACGGTGGAGGGCGGCACGGTGAAGGGCCGGCGGGACGGCGACACGGCCACCGAGCAGCTGGAGGCCGCGCTGCCGGCGGTGGTCTCGGTGACCGACCAGTCCGGTGAGGCCCGCTACCCCTCCTTCAAGGGCATCATGGCCGCCAAGAAGAAGCCGGTGCAGTCGCTGGACCTGGACGACCTGGGCATCGAGGCGGACGAGGTGGGCCTGGCCGGGTCCTGGACCGCCGTCGACGCCATCGCGGCCCGCCCGGCGCGGACCGCGGGCACCATCGTCAAGGACGAGGGCGAGGGCGGCCGGCAGCTGGCCGAGTTCCTCGCCGCGCAGAAGTTCGTCTGA
- a CDS encoding thioredoxin family protein, with translation MDRTGRDGRTRVRDEGVRLTGRDLGAALGERATLVQFSTAFCQPCRATRRILAEVAGMVDGVTHVEVDAESRLELVRRLEILRTPTVLVLDASGRVVRRASGLPRRVDVIAALGEAV, from the coding sequence CTGGACCGGACGGGACGGGACGGGAGGACGCGGGTGCGCGACGAGGGTGTACGGCTGACCGGGCGGGACCTCGGCGCCGCTCTGGGGGAGCGGGCCACGCTGGTGCAGTTCTCCACCGCCTTCTGCCAGCCGTGCCGGGCCACCCGCCGGATCCTGGCGGAGGTGGCCGGGATGGTGGACGGCGTCACCCATGTGGAGGTCGACGCGGAGTCCCGGCTGGAGCTGGTGCGGCGGCTGGAGATCCTGCGCACCCCCACCGTGCTGGTGCTGGACGCCTCGGGACGGGTGGTGCGGCGGGCCTCGGGGCTGCCCCGCCGGGTGGATGTGATCGCGGCGCTGGGCGAGGCGGTCTGA
- a CDS encoding lysophospholipid acyltransferase family protein gives MAEFVYPPVIGAALTAFRALDLRIEVEGAHHVPRQGGAVLVSNHISYLDFLFAGLGAWKSARRHTRFMAKDDVFRHRVSGPLMRGMRHIPVDRTDGQPAYDAAVRALRAGEVVGVFPEATISRSFTLKKFKTGAARMAADAQVPLLPVIVWGTQRLWTKGRPRQLTRRHTPVTLRIGEPIHLTPQDRPVMVTRRLRQAMADLLDHAQHSYPDKPSGPDDRWWLPAHLGGSAPTLEVAEAEDEKESQERAARRAARDAAH, from the coding sequence GTGGCTGAGTTCGTGTACCCGCCTGTGATCGGGGCCGCCCTCACCGCCTTCCGCGCACTGGACCTGCGCATCGAGGTGGAGGGAGCCCACCACGTGCCGAGGCAGGGCGGTGCCGTGCTGGTCAGCAACCACATCAGCTACCTGGACTTCCTCTTCGCCGGACTGGGCGCCTGGAAGTCGGCCCGGCGCCACACCCGCTTCATGGCCAAGGACGACGTCTTCCGGCACCGGGTGTCCGGCCCGCTGATGCGCGGTATGCGGCACATCCCGGTGGACCGTACGGACGGCCAGCCCGCCTATGACGCCGCGGTGCGGGCGCTGCGGGCCGGTGAGGTGGTGGGGGTCTTCCCCGAGGCGACCATCAGCCGGTCCTTCACCCTGAAGAAGTTCAAGACGGGTGCGGCCCGGATGGCGGCCGACGCCCAGGTCCCGCTGCTGCCGGTGATCGTCTGGGGCACCCAGCGGCTCTGGACCAAGGGGCGGCCGAGGCAGCTGACCCGCCGCCACACCCCGGTCACCCTCAGGATCGGCGAGCCGATCCACCTCACCCCCCAGGACCGGCCGGTGATGGTGACCCGGCGGCTGCGCCAGGCCATGGCCGACCTGCTGGACCACGCCCAGCACAGCTACCCGGACAAGCCGTCGGGCCCGGACGACCGCTGGTGGCTCCCCGCCCACCTGGGCGGCTCGGCGCCGACCCTGGAGGTCGCCGAGGCCGAGGACGAGAAGGAGTCCCAGGAGCGGGCCGCCCGCCGGGCCGCACGCGACGCCGCACACTAG
- a CDS encoding GNAT family N-acetyltransferase, which produces MTVDWRALSPADTPGWADLLSATATADDAGEFYSADDLVEELQDPELDLERGTLAAFSGGRMVAYGTLAGRPEADPVHRMWFEGGVHPDHRGSGLGSRLLEWALERAPELHRARHPGRPPEALELHTQLPEGDTRGASLLDSRGFTAARWFTEMSQRLADRPQAVPPPAGVVLVPWSKERDEDARRVRNSSFADHWGASPVNAAQWHHHQTGTAAFRPALSWLALDGATGEAVGVVVTHYFEADTKATGVRDAWISTVGTVLGHRGRGVASALVGRVMAEAAETGYDTASLQVDTASQTGADALYRQLGFRPGRRAVRRVRRF; this is translated from the coding sequence ATGACGGTCGACTGGCGGGCGCTGAGCCCTGCGGACACCCCCGGCTGGGCGGACCTGCTCAGCGCCACCGCGACGGCGGACGACGCCGGCGAGTTCTACAGCGCCGACGACCTCGTCGAGGAGTTGCAGGACCCCGAACTGGACCTGGAGCGCGGCACCCTGGCCGCCTTCTCCGGCGGGCGGATGGTCGCCTATGGGACGCTCGCCGGACGCCCGGAGGCCGATCCGGTGCACCGGATGTGGTTCGAAGGCGGCGTGCACCCGGACCACCGGGGCAGCGGGCTGGGCTCCCGGCTGCTGGAGTGGGCCCTGGAGCGCGCACCCGAACTGCACCGGGCGCGGCACCCGGGGCGACCGCCGGAGGCGCTGGAGCTGCACACCCAGCTGCCGGAGGGCGACACCCGGGGTGCGTCGCTGCTGGACTCCCGGGGCTTCACTGCGGCCCGGTGGTTCACCGAGATGTCCCAGCGGCTGGCGGACCGCCCCCAGGCCGTGCCGCCGCCGGCCGGGGTGGTGCTGGTTCCCTGGTCGAAGGAGCGGGACGAGGACGCCCGGCGGGTGCGCAACAGCTCCTTCGCCGACCACTGGGGGGCGTCGCCGGTGAACGCGGCGCAGTGGCACCACCACCAGACGGGCACGGCGGCCTTCCGGCCCGCCCTGTCGTGGCTGGCGCTGGACGGCGCCACCGGGGAGGCCGTCGGCGTGGTGGTCACCCACTACTTCGAGGCCGACACCAAGGCCACCGGGGTGCGGGACGCCTGGATCTCCACGGTGGGCACGGTCCTCGGCCACCGTGGGCGCGGGGTCGCCTCGGCCCTGGTGGGCCGGGTGATGGCGGAGGCCGCCGAGACCGGGTACGACACCGCCTCGCTGCAGGTGGACACCGCCAGCCAGACCGGCGCGGACGCGCTCTACCGGCAGCTCGGCTTCCGGCCCGGCCGCCGGGCGGTCCGCCGGGTGCGGCGCTTCTGA
- a CDS encoding threonine aldolase family protein, giving the protein MNDPFPTRTDAVRLHDPAVRGFASDNYAGVHPEILAALAVANGGHQIAYGEDDYTAHLQDVFRRHFGDRAQAYPVFNGTGANVVALQALLPRWGAVVAAESAHINVDECGAPEKIAGIKLLTVPTPDGKLTPELIDRQAWGWGDEHRAQPLAVSLTQSTELGTCYTADEIRAICDHAHERGMLVHVDGSRIANAAATLDLPLRAFTSDAGVDVLSFGGTKNGLLLGEAVVVLNPDRVRDLTYLRKMSMQLASKMRFVSVQFEALLGGDLWLRNASHANAMARRLEAAVRTIDGVEVVRPVQANAVFALLPREVSERLQKRYRFYFWDEHTGEVRWMAAFDTTEADIDAFAAAIAEEMGRQ; this is encoded by the coding sequence ATGAACGACCCCTTCCCGACCCGGACCGACGCGGTACGCCTGCACGACCCCGCCGTACGCGGCTTCGCCAGCGACAACTACGCCGGAGTGCACCCGGAGATCCTGGCCGCCCTCGCCGTCGCCAACGGCGGCCACCAGATCGCCTATGGCGAGGACGACTACACCGCGCACCTCCAGGACGTCTTCCGCCGCCACTTCGGCGACCGCGCCCAGGCCTACCCGGTCTTCAACGGCACCGGAGCCAATGTCGTCGCCCTCCAGGCGCTGCTGCCCCGCTGGGGCGCCGTCGTCGCCGCCGAGAGCGCCCACATCAACGTCGACGAGTGCGGCGCCCCCGAGAAGATCGCGGGCATCAAGCTGCTCACCGTCCCCACCCCCGACGGCAAGCTCACCCCCGAGCTCATCGACCGCCAGGCCTGGGGCTGGGGCGACGAGCACCGCGCCCAGCCGCTCGCCGTCTCCCTCACCCAGAGCACCGAGCTGGGCACCTGCTACACCGCCGACGAGATCAGGGCCATCTGCGACCACGCCCATGAGCGCGGCATGCTGGTCCATGTCGACGGCTCCCGGATCGCCAACGCCGCCGCCACCCTGGACCTGCCGCTGCGCGCCTTCACCAGCGACGCGGGCGTGGATGTGCTCTCCTTCGGCGGCACCAAGAACGGGCTGCTGCTCGGCGAGGCCGTGGTGGTGCTCAACCCCGACCGGGTACGGGACCTGACCTATCTGCGCAAGATGTCGATGCAGCTCGCCTCCAAGATGCGCTTTGTCTCGGTGCAGTTCGAGGCGCTGCTCGGCGGCGACCTCTGGCTGCGCAACGCCTCCCACGCCAATGCCATGGCCAGGCGCCTGGAGGCGGCCGTGCGCACCATCGACGGGGTGGAGGTCGTCCGGCCGGTGCAGGCCAACGCGGTCTTCGCGCTGCTGCCGCGCGAGGTCAGCGAGCGGTTGCAGAAGCGCTACCGCTTCTACTTCTGGGACGAGCACACCGGCGAGGTCCGCTGGATGGCGGCCTTCGACACCACCGAGGCCGACATCGACGCCTTCGCCGCCGCCATCGCGGAGGAGATGGGCAGGCAGTAG
- a CDS encoding SDR family NAD(P)-dependent oxidoreductase — translation MTAPRGSLNGKVVAVAGATGPAGRAALRRLAADGATVVAAGTDPARLDAALDAVRAAVPGARASGQMVDLLDPQAARDWADHIEAEHGGVDGLLHLVGGWRGGKTFADTDLDDWDFLHDRVVRTLQHTTLAFQPALLRSPAGRFAMVSATAAHRPTAGGAAYAAAKAATEAWTLSLAASFAKETPGEGVPPTAAAAILVIKALVTPEMRQQRPEAKFAGFTATAELADTLAGLWDRPADELNGQHLWLTPR, via the coding sequence ATGACCGCCCCCCGAGGCAGCCTGAACGGCAAGGTCGTCGCCGTGGCCGGAGCCACCGGCCCGGCCGGACGCGCCGCCCTGCGCCGCCTCGCCGCCGACGGCGCCACCGTGGTCGCCGCCGGCACCGACCCCGCCCGGCTGGACGCCGCCCTGGACGCGGTACGCGCCGCCGTGCCCGGCGCCCGCGCCAGCGGGCAGATGGTCGACCTGCTCGACCCGCAGGCCGCCCGCGACTGGGCCGACCACATCGAGGCCGAGCACGGCGGCGTCGACGGCCTGCTCCACCTGGTCGGCGGCTGGCGCGGCGGCAAGACCTTCGCCGACACCGACCTGGACGACTGGGACTTCCTGCACGACCGCGTGGTGCGCACCCTCCAGCACACCACCCTGGCCTTCCAGCCCGCCCTGCTGCGCAGCCCGGCCGGCCGCTTCGCCATGGTCTCGGCCACCGCCGCCCACCGGCCCACCGCCGGCGGGGCCGCGTACGCCGCCGCCAAGGCCGCCACCGAGGCATGGACCCTCTCCCTCGCCGCCTCCTTCGCCAAGGAGACCCCGGGGGAGGGTGTGCCGCCCACCGCGGCGGCTGCGATCCTGGTCATCAAGGCGCTGGTCACCCCGGAGATGCGGCAGCAGCGCCCGGAAGCGAAATTCGCGGGCTTCACGGCGACCGCAGAGCTGGCCGACACCCTGGCCGGACTGTGGGACCGGCCCGCCGACGAACTGAATGGACAGCACCTGTGGCTGACGCCGCGATGA
- a CDS encoding DUF6421 family protein, translating into MNNLSPKPAPVDNLAWQRLKEAVEAIRPLQAKDGSIDLTGADPERPAADRAAVDALLETVLGALGELAPHFPHDETYLEAVAKDLRRWADGGYGVPDFLDSLLAFHPADQRVDGLEHLVLFPMYTQNGNPHRNLEAVLLRVVWPEWLAELERTRFDNPMFVPITFTDFTAGYDTNSAVLFPETVAVREVPERFTWGGIFCDREAARFRAVSGSAVDLLGLEIPEDAARLIEDQQLAQQTFVLWDLIHDRTHSHGDLPFDPFMIKQRSPFWMYGLEELRCDLTAFKEAVRLEAEGYQQGRHVQYAILFDRLFRFPVTGDRVRNYDGLGGQLLFAYLHKHDALRWTDNRLRIDWDRAAEVTNALCAEIETLYRDGIDRPKTAHWLAAYRLVSRYLTPHPASTWAKGADALPFDQADGKALNKALCDAVLPDEFPLSMFYEALAKKLRDVIASTKGITGAAPEEAAA; encoded by the coding sequence ATGAATAATCTTTCGCCGAAGCCCGCTCCGGTCGACAATCTGGCCTGGCAGCGCCTCAAGGAGGCCGTCGAGGCGATACGGCCCCTCCAGGCCAAGGACGGCTCGATCGACCTCACCGGCGCCGACCCCGAGCGCCCAGCCGCCGACCGCGCCGCCGTGGACGCCCTGCTGGAGACCGTCCTCGGCGCCCTCGGCGAGCTGGCCCCGCACTTCCCGCACGACGAGACCTATCTGGAAGCCGTCGCCAAGGACCTGCGCCGCTGGGCCGACGGCGGCTACGGCGTGCCCGACTTCCTGGACTCGCTGCTCGCCTTCCACCCCGCCGACCAGCGGGTGGACGGGCTGGAGCACCTGGTGCTGTTCCCCATGTACACCCAGAACGGCAACCCCCACCGCAACCTCGAAGCGGTCCTGCTGCGCGTGGTGTGGCCCGAGTGGCTGGCCGAGCTGGAGCGCACCCGGTTCGACAACCCCATGTTCGTGCCGATCACCTTCACCGACTTCACCGCCGGGTACGACACCAACTCCGCCGTGCTCTTCCCGGAGACCGTCGCCGTCCGCGAGGTCCCGGAGCGCTTCACCTGGGGCGGCATCTTCTGCGACCGCGAGGCCGCCCGCTTCCGCGCCGTCTCCGGCTCCGCCGTCGACCTGCTCGGCCTGGAGATCCCCGAGGACGCCGCCCGGCTCATCGAGGACCAGCAGCTCGCCCAGCAGACCTTTGTGCTGTGGGACCTCATCCACGACCGCACCCACAGCCACGGCGACCTGCCGTTCGACCCCTTCATGATCAAGCAGCGCAGCCCGTTCTGGATGTACGGGCTGGAGGAGCTGCGCTGCGACCTCACCGCCTTCAAGGAGGCCGTGCGCCTGGAGGCCGAGGGCTACCAGCAGGGCCGCCACGTCCAGTACGCGATCCTCTTCGACCGCCTCTTCCGCTTCCCCGTCACCGGCGACCGGGTGCGCAACTACGACGGCCTGGGCGGCCAGCTGCTCTTCGCGTACCTGCACAAGCACGACGCGCTGCGCTGGACCGACAACCGCCTGCGGATCGACTGGGACCGCGCCGCCGAGGTCACCAACGCCCTCTGCGCCGAGATCGAGACCCTCTACCGCGACGGCATCGACCGGCCCAAGACCGCCCACTGGCTCGCCGCCTACCGGCTGGTCTCCCGCTACCTCACCCCGCACCCCGCCTCCACCTGGGCCAAGGGCGCCGACGCCCTGCCCTTCGACCAGGCCGACGGCAAGGCGCTCAACAAGGCCCTCTGCGACGCGGTGCTGCCGGACGAGTTCCCGCTCTCCATGTTCTACGAGGCCCTGGCCAAGAAGCTGCGCGACGTGATCGCCTCCACCAAGGGCATCACCGGCGCGGCCCCCGAGGAGGCCGCCGCATGA
- a CDS encoding ABC transporter substrate-binding protein: MTSPHGRVRLGAVTTAAAALLGLASCAPQENGTATGSAPTSSDASTAASAGSADPCAKGGLATRTAGTFTVATDNPAYGPWFSDNKPENGKGFESAVAYAVADRLGYGRDRVTWVKVPFNKAFAPGVKNFDVDINQVSISDERRKAVDFSSGYYQVRQAVIALKGSKIADARTTADLKGAKLGAQIGTTSLEVIDSIIKPSVRPAVFDDNDLAKTALKNRQVDGIVIDLPTAFYITGAQVTDAKVVGQFDTAGGRPERFGLVLDKGSALTPCVTRAVDELRGDGTLAALEKQWLSEAVGAPVLK, encoded by the coding sequence ATGACCAGCCCTCATGGACGTGTCCGCCTCGGTGCGGTGACCACCGCAGCCGCCGCTCTGCTGGGCCTTGCCTCCTGTGCGCCGCAGGAGAACGGCACCGCCACCGGCTCGGCCCCGACCTCCAGCGATGCCTCCACCGCCGCCTCCGCCGGGAGCGCCGACCCGTGCGCCAAGGGCGGGCTGGCCACCAGGACCGCCGGCACCTTCACCGTCGCCACCGACAACCCGGCGTACGGGCCGTGGTTCTCCGACAACAAGCCGGAGAACGGCAAGGGCTTCGAGTCCGCCGTGGCCTACGCGGTCGCCGACCGCCTCGGCTACGGCCGCGACCGGGTGACCTGGGTCAAGGTGCCGTTCAACAAGGCGTTCGCCCCCGGGGTCAAGAACTTCGACGTCGACATCAACCAGGTCTCGATCAGCGACGAGCGCCGCAAGGCGGTGGACTTCTCCTCGGGCTACTACCAGGTCCGCCAGGCCGTCATCGCCCTCAAGGGGTCGAAGATCGCCGACGCCAGGACCACCGCCGACCTCAAGGGCGCCAAGCTCGGCGCCCAGATCGGCACCACCAGCCTGGAAGTGATCGACTCCATCATCAAGCCGTCCGTGCGGCCCGCCGTCTTCGACGACAACGACCTCGCCAAGACCGCGCTGAAGAACAGGCAGGTGGACGGCATCGTCATCGACCTGCCCACCGCCTTCTACATCACCGGCGCCCAGGTCACCGACGCCAAGGTGGTCGGCCAGTTCGACACGGCCGGCGGCCGGCCCGAGCGGTTCGGCCTGGTGCTGGACAAGGGCAGCGCGCTCACCCCGTGCGTCACCAGGGCGGTGGACGAGCTTCGCGGCGACGGCACCCTGGCCGCCCTGGAGAAGCAGTGGCTCTCCGAAGCGGTCGGCGCCCCGGTGCTGAAGTGA
- a CDS encoding amino acid ABC transporter permease has protein sequence MTTQLSKDAAAPSDDGYRPSARRLAREAYRRSRTRRSVAIAAGSTLVTAVALALLIVGSPGWQRTRETFFSVEYARRALPSILDGLWLNLRLMAVCGAVILVLGMVLAVARTLRGPVFFPLRLLVTAYVDFFRGLPLIICLLMIVTGVPALRLAGVTTDPVLLGGTALVLTYSAYVAEVFRAGIETVHPSQRAAARSLGLTSAQTMRHVVLPQAVRRVVPPLLNDLVSLQKDTGLVSIGGAVDAVAAAKIQTSETFNYTAYVVAGLVFVALTIPMTRFTDWVTARANRRQSQGGAV, from the coding sequence GTGACCACCCAGCTCTCCAAGGACGCCGCCGCGCCGTCCGACGACGGCTACCGCCCGTCGGCGCGGCGGCTGGCCAGGGAGGCGTACCGCAGAAGCCGCACCCGCCGCTCGGTGGCCATCGCCGCCGGCAGCACCCTGGTCACGGCGGTCGCGCTCGCCCTGCTGATCGTCGGCTCCCCGGGGTGGCAGCGCACCCGCGAGACCTTCTTCAGCGTCGAGTACGCCCGCCGGGCGCTGCCGTCGATCCTGGACGGCCTCTGGCTCAATCTGCGGCTGATGGCCGTCTGCGGCGCCGTGATCCTGGTGCTGGGCATGGTGCTGGCGGTGGCCCGCACCCTGCGCGGCCCGGTCTTCTTCCCGCTGCGGCTGCTGGTCACCGCGTATGTGGACTTCTTCCGGGGCCTGCCGCTGATCATCTGCCTGCTGATGATCGTCACGGGGGTGCCGGCGCTGCGGCTGGCCGGGGTCACCACCGACCCGGTGCTGCTCGGCGGGACCGCGCTGGTGCTCACCTACTCCGCGTATGTGGCGGAGGTCTTCCGGGCCGGGATCGAGACCGTGCACCCCAGCCAGCGGGCCGCCGCCCGGTCGCTGGGGCTGACCAGCGCGCAGACCATGCGCCATGTGGTGCTGCCGCAGGCGGTCCGCCGGGTGGTGCCGCCGCTCCTCAACGACCTGGTCTCGCTCCAGAAGGACACCGGCCTGGTCTCCATCGGCGGGGCGGTCGACGCGGTGGCCGCCGCCAAGATCCAGACCTCGGAGACCTTCAACTACACCGCCTATGTGGTCGCCGGGCTGGTCTTTGTGGCGCTGACCATCCCCATGACCCGGTTCACCGACTGGGTCACCGCCCGGGCCAACCGGCGGCAGAGCCAGGGAGGAGCGGTATGA
- a CDS encoding amino acid ABC transporter ATP-binding protein, protein MTGEPVLRLEAVRKGFGTSLVLRDVHLEVPAHSVTVLIGASGSGKSTLLRCVNLLEEIDDGAILLDGEEITDPRVDPDAVRRRIGVVFQAYNLFPHMTVVQNVTLAPRRVHGVPRERAEERALELLDRLGLRDKAGEYPDRLSGGQQQRVAIVRALATDPRLLLLDEITAALDPELVSEVLSVVRDLKAQGMTMVLATHEMGFAREVADQVCFLDGGVVLEQGPPEQVFGDPRQERTRRFLRRIVDAGRLAPPG, encoded by the coding sequence ATGACCGGCGAGCCGGTGCTGCGGCTGGAGGCGGTACGCAAGGGCTTCGGGACCTCGCTGGTGCTGCGCGACGTCCATCTGGAGGTGCCCGCCCACTCGGTGACCGTGCTGATCGGCGCGTCCGGCTCCGGCAAGTCCACCCTGCTGCGCTGCGTCAACCTGCTGGAGGAGATCGACGACGGCGCGATCCTGCTGGACGGCGAGGAGATCACCGACCCCCGGGTCGACCCCGACGCGGTACGCCGCCGGATCGGCGTGGTCTTCCAGGCGTACAACCTCTTCCCGCACATGACCGTGGTGCAGAACGTCACCCTGGCCCCGCGCCGGGTGCACGGCGTGCCCCGGGAGCGGGCCGAGGAGCGCGCGCTGGAGCTGCTGGACCGGCTGGGGCTGCGCGACAAGGCCGGGGAGTACCCGGACCGGCTCTCCGGCGGCCAGCAGCAGCGGGTCGCCATCGTCAGGGCGCTGGCCACCGACCCCCGGCTGCTGCTGCTCGACGAGATCACCGCCGCCCTCGACCCTGAGCTGGTCTCCGAGGTGCTCTCGGTGGTCCGCGACCTCAAGGCGCAGGGCATGACCATGGTGCTGGCCACCCATGAGATGGGGTTCGCCCGCGAGGTGGCCGACCAGGTCTGCTTCCTGGACGGCGGGGTGGTACTGGAGCAGGGGCCGCCGGAGCAGGTCTTCGGCGACCCCCGGCAGGAGCGCACCCGCCGCTTCCTGCGCCGCATCGTGGACGCCGGCCGACTGGCCCCGCCCGGCTAG
- the efeU gene encoding iron uptake transporter permease EfeU, whose product MFGNYLIGLREGLEASLVVCILIAYLVKTDRRDRLAPVWLGIAAAVVLSMAFGAVLQFGSSSLTFEAQEALGGSLSIIAVGLVTWMVFWMRRTARHLRAELHGKLDAALAMGTLALVVTAFLAVGREGLETALFIWAAVQATDDGVRPLVGAALGLLTAVVLGWLFYRGAVRINLAKFFTWTGAMLVVVAAGVLAYGFHDLQEAGWLPGLHSTLFDISSTIPADSWYGTLLKGVLNFQPDPTALQAAVWALYLVPTMYLFFRKSAGSAGSAPRPAGPAPTGAVAADAVAADAVGD is encoded by the coding sequence GTGTTCGGCAACTACCTGATCGGCCTGCGCGAAGGTCTCGAAGCCAGCCTGGTCGTCTGCATTCTGATCGCCTATCTGGTCAAGACCGACCGCCGTGACCGGCTGGCGCCCGTCTGGCTCGGCATCGCCGCCGCCGTCGTGCTCAGCATGGCCTTCGGCGCGGTGCTCCAGTTCGGCTCCTCCTCGCTCACCTTCGAGGCGCAGGAGGCGCTGGGCGGCTCCCTGTCGATCATCGCGGTCGGTCTGGTGACCTGGATGGTCTTCTGGATGCGCCGGACCGCCCGCCACCTCAGGGCCGAGCTGCACGGCAAGCTGGACGCGGCGCTGGCCATGGGCACCCTCGCCCTGGTGGTCACCGCGTTCCTGGCGGTGGGCCGCGAGGGGCTGGAGACCGCGCTCTTCATCTGGGCGGCGGTGCAGGCCACCGACGACGGGGTGCGCCCGCTGGTCGGCGCGGCGCTGGGGCTGCTCACCGCGGTGGTGCTCGGCTGGCTCTTCTACCGGGGCGCGGTCCGGATCAACCTGGCGAAGTTCTTCACCTGGACCGGCGCCATGCTGGTCGTGGTGGCGGCCGGGGTGCTCGCCTACGGCTTCCACGACCTCCAGGAGGCCGGCTGGCTGCCGGGCCTGCACAGCACGCTCTTCGACATCAGCTCCACCATCCCGGCGGACAGCTGGTACGGCACCCTGCTCAAGGGCGTGCTCAACTTCCAGCCGGACCCGACGGCGCTCCAGGCGGCCGTGTGGGCGCTCTACCTGGTGCCGACCATGTACCTCTTCTTCCGCAAGTCCGCCGGGTCGGCCGGGTCGGCCCCGAGGCCGGCCGGTCCGGCCCCGACCGGCGCCGTCGCGGCGGACGCGGTCGCGGCGGACGCGGTCGGGGACTGA